A genomic window from Amia ocellicauda isolate fAmiCal2 chromosome 15, fAmiCal2.hap1, whole genome shotgun sequence includes:
- the nelfe gene encoding negative elongation factor E, which yields MVLFPTSLTEEEESLQKKYAKLKKKKKALLALKKQSSTSQATQGGLKRTLSDQPVVDTATATEQAKMLIKSGAISAIKSENKNSGFKRSRTLEGKLKDPEKGPIPAFLPFQRSVSTDEEMPESKRPHRKSLYESFVSSGERSRDDEEGGGVATPSSTSSSSSTSVREPGEREREREPDRERERDRDRERDRDRDRERDRERERDRDRDRDRDRDRDRERDRDRGRERDRERDRDRERDAPFRRSDSCPDRRGVRKGNTVYVYGGGLSEDSLRTAFSPHGNIIHLSMDSPRNCAFITFEKMESADQAVAELNGSVVGDVAVKVSIARKQPMLEAATGKSVWASLAVQNSAKGSYRDKRNQVVYSEDLFH from the exons ATGGTGCTGTTCCCGACCTCCCTCACCGAGGAGGAGGAGTCCCTGCAGAAGAAATACGCTAAGCTCAAGAAGAAG AAAAAGGCTCTTCTGGCCCTGAAGAAACAGAGCTCCACCAGCCAGGCCACCCAGGGAGGACTGAAGCGCA CTCTCTCTGACCAGCCGGTGGTTGACACAGCTACAGCCACCGAGCAGGCCAAGATGCTGATCAAGTCCGGGGCGATCAGCGCCATCAAGTCCGAGAACAAGAACTCCGGCTTCAAGCGCTCGAGAACACTGGAGGGCAAGCTCAAG GACCCAGAGAAGGGCCCTATTCCAGCTTTCCTTCCGTTTCAAAGGAGCGTGTCGACGGATGAAGAGATGCCTGAG TCTAAACGCCCCCACAGAAAATCTCTTTATGAAAG ctTTGTCAGCTCAGGCGAGCGTTCCCGTGATGACGAGGAAGGTGGGGGGGTGGCCACCccttcctccacctcctcctcctcttctacCTCTGTCCGTGAgccaggagagagggagagagaacgggagccagacagagagagagagcgggacaGAGATCGGGAGCGGGACAGAGACCGGGACAGAGAACGAGACCGGGAGAGGGAGCGCGATAGAGAccgggacagggacagggacagagacCGAGAccgagagagggacagagaccgGGGCAGAGAGCGCGACCGAGAGCGCGACCGAGACCGAGAGAGAGACGCACCTTTCCGCC gctcagACTCATGTCCGGACCGGCGGGGGGTGAGGAAGGGGAacactgtgtatgtgtatgggGGGGGGCTGAGTGAGGACAGCCTGCGCACCGCCTTCTCCCCCCACGGCAACATCATCCACCTCAGCATGGACTCCCCACGCAA ctgtGCGTTCATCACCTTTGAAAAGATGGAGTCTGCAGACCAGGCAGTGGCCGAG CTGAACGGCAGTGTGGTGGGGGACGTGGCGGTGAAGGTCAGCATCGCCCGGAAGCAGCCCATGCTGGAGGCGGCCACGGGGAAGTCCGTCTGGGCCTCGCTGG ctgTGCAGAACAGTGCCAAAGGCTCCTACAGAGACAAGAGGAACCAGGTGGTTTACAGCGAAGACCTTTTCCACTGA